A DNA window from Verrucomicrobiaceae bacterium contains the following coding sequences:
- a CDS encoding insulinase family protein, with product MPAARSSKKISAAPKLAVPSSQAAVVTLPNGLEVIVREDQAHPLVSVQVWIKAGSLQEQQHTGAGIAHCVEHMLFKGTEKRSATEISQGIQRLGGYVNAYTTFNRTVYWIDGLAEHTDGYLDILADMVRHSKIDAEELTREMDVIRREMAMDHDDASSTLQHLILSTAFRQHPLRHPIIGHREVFDQITRADVAGFVQQHYVPNNSFIVIAGAVKTEAVIEEVTRHFGTWKRRAYDPALLPDEPRQQSGRFAAKNFATDLTRIAFGWQIPGESHANKPALDVLAFLLGSGRSSRLYQELREKKALAHSVWAGAWCAAECGIFMTEAECNPGDLTAVKSGMRRVIAEMQNSGPGKAELEKAVRATLGHQIRTLSTVKGQASSLGNGWLLSGGLDYQREYLATIAKLTPQMIRDAARRYLPADGFTTAIVGPDVETNGVAKKADDVSAPVIHEFTLKNGLKLFVGENPRLPLVSLRVNFLAGVPAETDTNAGVTQITAQMLLKGTRKRSAAQIAAELENRGGQLSCTADAHRFIFGAEVMRGDEVAALGLITDLIQNHTMPVASLAGVKKRQIASIQEEQEDPLTVALRKARREIFAGQPFHRTALGTEKSVSALQLADCRAALKNALFAQNGVVSVFGDVKAVVVKKQIEAALGKLPRGARHAAHSRVFEPKSPPTAFTEHLEKEQAVIVVGFRTVGLAHEDIPALQLIDEACSDMGSRLFNRIREELGLAYYVGAQNFAAMGAGAFYFYLGTDPAKAKLAEKELMAQIDDLAKNGLTTAEIERARTAWRSNWLRSQQGNGAMADILAWNEISGLGAGYFQKLPAIMASIDAEKLRKVAAKYFGAKKAFIVRVLPKA from the coding sequence ATGCCCGCCGCCCGCTCTTCCAAAAAAATCTCCGCCGCTCCGAAACTCGCTGTGCCGTCATCGCAGGCGGCGGTGGTGACGCTGCCGAATGGGCTGGAGGTCATCGTGCGTGAAGATCAGGCGCATCCGTTGGTGAGTGTGCAGGTGTGGATCAAAGCCGGCAGCTTGCAGGAGCAGCAGCACACGGGTGCAGGGATCGCCCACTGCGTAGAGCACATGCTTTTTAAAGGAACGGAGAAACGCAGTGCGACAGAGATCAGCCAGGGCATCCAGCGGCTCGGCGGCTATGTGAATGCTTACACCACCTTCAATCGCACGGTGTACTGGATCGACGGACTCGCAGAGCATACGGATGGCTACTTGGACATCCTGGCAGACATGGTGCGGCACTCCAAGATCGACGCTGAGGAGCTGACGCGTGAGATGGATGTGATCCGCCGTGAGATGGCCATGGATCATGATGATGCGAGCAGCACACTGCAGCATTTGATCCTCTCCACCGCATTCCGCCAGCATCCGCTGCGGCATCCGATCATCGGCCACCGCGAGGTGTTTGATCAGATCACACGGGCGGATGTGGCGGGCTTCGTGCAGCAGCATTACGTGCCAAACAACAGCTTCATCGTCATCGCGGGTGCGGTAAAGACGGAGGCTGTGATCGAGGAGGTGACGCGGCACTTTGGCACCTGGAAGCGCCGCGCTTATGACCCTGCACTCTTACCCGATGAGCCGCGGCAGCAGAGTGGGCGCTTCGCTGCAAAAAACTTCGCCACGGACCTCACACGCATCGCGTTTGGCTGGCAGATCCCTGGGGAAAGCCATGCGAACAAGCCCGCGCTCGATGTGCTAGCCTTCCTGCTAGGCAGCGGACGTAGCTCACGGCTGTACCAAGAGCTGCGGGAGAAAAAAGCACTCGCACACTCGGTCTGGGCCGGTGCGTGGTGCGCGGCGGAGTGCGGCATTTTCATGACGGAGGCAGAGTGCAATCCGGGGGACCTCACGGCCGTGAAAAGTGGCATGCGCCGCGTCATCGCGGAGATGCAAAATAGCGGTCCAGGCAAAGCAGAGCTCGAAAAAGCCGTGCGGGCGACGCTGGGGCACCAAATCCGCACTCTGAGCACGGTGAAGGGGCAGGCCAGCTCGCTGGGCAATGGCTGGTTACTCAGTGGCGGGCTCGATTACCAGCGTGAGTATCTGGCCACCATCGCCAAGCTGACGCCACAGATGATCCGCGATGCCGCACGGCGCTATTTGCCTGCGGATGGCTTTACCACGGCCATCGTCGGACCAGACGTGGAGACAAATGGTGTGGCCAAAAAAGCGGACGATGTCAGTGCCCCAGTGATCCATGAGTTCACGCTCAAAAATGGTCTCAAACTCTTCGTCGGAGAAAATCCGCGGCTGCCGCTGGTGAGTCTGCGTGTGAATTTCCTCGCGGGCGTGCCTGCGGAGACGGACACGAATGCCGGGGTGACGCAGATCACCGCCCAGATGCTGCTCAAGGGCACGCGGAAGCGCAGCGCCGCACAGATCGCTGCGGAGCTGGAGAATCGCGGCGGGCAGCTCAGTTGCACGGCGGATGCGCATCGTTTCATCTTCGGCGCGGAAGTCATGCGTGGAGATGAGGTGGCCGCGCTGGGACTCATCACGGATCTGATTCAAAATCACACCATGCCGGTCGCTAGCCTAGCGGGTGTGAAGAAGCGCCAAATCGCCAGCATCCAGGAGGAGCAGGAGGACCCACTCACCGTGGCGCTGCGGAAGGCACGGCGTGAAATTTTTGCCGGGCAGCCTTTTCACCGCACCGCACTGGGGACGGAGAAAAGCGTCTCCGCACTGCAACTCGCGGATTGCCGCGCAGCGCTCAAAAATGCCCTCTTTGCCCAAAATGGCGTGGTGAGCGTGTTTGGCGATGTGAAGGCTGTAGTGGTGAAAAAGCAGATCGAGGCCGCTCTGGGCAAACTGCCACGCGGAGCTCGCCACGCGGCCCATAGCCGTGTTTTTGAGCCCAAATCGCCCCCTACGGCCTTCACCGAGCACTTGGAGAAGGAGCAGGCCGTCATCGTCGTGGGTTTTCGCACGGTCGGACTGGCGCATGAGGACATCCCCGCGCTGCAACTCATCGACGAAGCCTGCAGCGACATGGGTAGCCGCCTCTTCAACCGCATCCGCGAGGAGCTAGGCCTCGCTTATTATGTGGGCGCACAAAATTTCGCCGCGATGGGAGCGGGCGCTTTCTACTTCTACCTGGGCACCGATCCGGCGAAGGCGAAGCTGGCGGAAAAGGAGCTGATGGCCCAGATCGACGACCTCGCGAAGAACGGACTCACCACCGCAGAGATCGAGCGAGCCCGCACCGCATGGCGCAGCAACTGGCTACGCAGCCAGCAGGGCAATGGCGCGATGGCGGACATCCTCGCGTGGAATGAGATCAGCGGCCTGGGAG